A DNA window from Altererythrobacter sp. B11 contains the following coding sequences:
- a CDS encoding RluA family pseudouridine synthase has translation MGEARVIEGVLDGTQRLDKALADVADLSRERVKALIAEGRVSLDGVPATSGSAKVRPGARYAIAVPPPADAAAMPQAIPLSIVYEDDHLVVVDKPAGMVVHPAAGNPDGTLVNALLHHCAGRLSGIGGVARPGIVHRIDKDTSGLLVVAKSDVAHEGLSRQFADHSLERAYLAVVNGHPRPAAGRIETRIGRSDSNRKKMAVLPKDSSRGKTAITRYTTVRSLDECSLIECRLETGRTHQVRVHMSSIGHALLGDPVYGRANSQLRPLLQRLGFRRQALHAAVLGFSHPVTGQAVRFTSELPPDMKELIDETGH, from the coding sequence ATGGGGGAAGCCAGAGTCATCGAAGGTGTGCTGGACGGCACGCAGCGTCTGGATAAGGCGCTGGCCGACGTGGCCGATCTTTCGCGCGAGCGGGTGAAGGCGCTGATCGCGGAAGGGCGGGTCAGCCTGGACGGCGTGCCTGCCACCAGCGGATCGGCCAAGGTGCGGCCCGGCGCCCGCTACGCGATCGCGGTTCCGCCTCCAGCCGATGCGGCGGCGATGCCGCAGGCGATTCCGCTCAGCATCGTCTATGAGGATGATCATCTGGTGGTGGTGGACAAGCCCGCGGGCATGGTTGTGCATCCCGCCGCGGGCAATCCGGATGGTACGCTGGTCAATGCGCTGCTGCACCACTGCGCCGGCCGGCTTTCGGGCATCGGCGGCGTGGCCCGCCCGGGCATCGTCCATCGCATAGACAAGGATACTTCCGGACTGCTCGTCGTCGCGAAGAGCGATGTGGCCCACGAGGGGCTCTCCCGCCAGTTTGCAGATCACTCGCTCGAGCGGGCCTATCTGGCGGTGGTGAATGGCCATCCACGCCCCGCCGCGGGCCGGATCGAGACCAGAATCGGCCGGTCCGATTCCAATCGAAAGAAAATGGCGGTGCTGCCCAAGGATTCCTCGCGTGGGAAAACGGCGATTACGCGGTATACCACCGTCAGGTCACTAGATGAATGTTCCCTCATCGAATGCCGGCTGGAAACGGGACGGACGCACCAGGTGCGCGTTCATATGTCGTCAATAGGCCATGCGTTATTAGGGGACCCTGTCTATGGGCGCGCCAATTCGCAGCTTCGTCCGCTTCTTCAGCGACTCGGCTTCCGCCGGCAGGCACTTCATGCCGCCGTCCTCGGATTCAGCCATCCTGTTACCGGCCAAGCAGTACGGTTCACCAGCGAGCTGCCGCCCGATATGAAGGAACTTATCGACGAAACCGGTCATTGA
- a CDS encoding Mov34/MPN/PAD-1 family protein, translating to MELRVTRAVLEQIRAHAARAAPEECCGLLLGRNGKVMDAQPTANIAADRRRYFELDPQALIDAHRLARAGGPDILGYYHSHPHGPASPSATDAAMAAGDGRVWAIAANGDVTFWRDGEDGFARVSYVCPEG from the coding sequence ATGGAATTGCGCGTCACAAGAGCGGTGCTGGAGCAGATCCGCGCCCATGCCGCACGTGCGGCGCCAGAGGAGTGTTGTGGCCTGCTGCTGGGGCGGAACGGGAAGGTCATGGATGCGCAACCCACAGCGAACATCGCCGCCGATCGACGGCGGTATTTCGAGCTCGACCCGCAGGCACTCATCGACGCCCACCGCCTGGCGCGCGCGGGCGGTCCGGACATCCTCGGCTATTATCATTCGCACCCGCACGGGCCCGCCAGCCCTTCGGCGACCGACGCGGCGATGGCTGCAGGCGACGGCCGGGTGTGGGCGATCGCCGCAAATGGCGACGTGACGTTCTGGCGCGACGGTGAAGATGGCTTTGCGCGGGTTTCCTATGTCTGCCCGGAAGGCTAA
- a CDS encoding histidine phosphotransferase family protein — protein sequence MTSSTDLAALLCSRLCHDMLSPVGALTNGLELLRDEKNPDMRKRCLELLEQSAKISADKLKFFRLAYGAAGGFGETVPAEEPQALIAGLVSANERLSLQWAVAEPMLSKPVVKVLLNMSAIAIDALLRGGTLAVGAERNGGATEIAVRASGPRVAFDPNIGKALDGSLPESELSGRTAPAHLVRLLAAESGGGVQYALTPDALVMGAILPDG from the coding sequence ATGACATCTTCAACCGATCTTGCCGCCCTGCTCTGCTCCCGCCTGTGCCATGACATGCTCAGCCCCGTTGGGGCGCTCACGAACGGGCTGGAGCTGCTGCGGGACGAAAAGAACCCGGACATGCGCAAGCGCTGCCTGGAACTGCTGGAGCAGAGCGCGAAGATCAGCGCCGACAAGCTCAAGTTCTTCCGACTCGCCTATGGCGCGGCGGGCGGCTTCGGCGAGACCGTGCCGGCGGAAGAACCGCAGGCGCTAATTGCCGGGCTGGTTTCCGCCAACGAGCGGCTGTCGCTGCAATGGGCGGTGGCGGAGCCGATGCTCAGCAAGCCGGTGGTCAAGGTACTCCTGAACATGTCCGCCATTGCGATCGATGCTCTGTTGCGGGGGGGGACGCTGGCCGTGGGCGCCGAACGCAACGGCGGAGCGACGGAGATCGCCGTGCGGGCATCCGGCCCGCGGGTGGCCTTCGACCCGAACATCGGAAAGGCGCTGGATGGCTCTCTGCCGGAAAGCGAGTTGTCCGGCCGCACCGCGCCGGCGCATCTCGTCCGCCTGCTGGCCGCGGAAAGCGGCGGCGGCGTGCAATATGCGCTCACGCCCGATGCGCTGGTGATGGGCGCGATCCTGCCCGATGGCTGA
- a CDS encoding N-acetylmuramoyl-L-alanine amidase, producing MADELVHREVASPNWNERALPISMVVLHYTEMQPVTAALERLCDPAAEVSAHYLITEEGEVIRLVAEEKRAWHAGQSYWRGHRDVNSASIGIELDHPGHALGYRPFSNAQIDALLPLLGQIVQQYDIPRANVVAHSDVAPARKTDPGELFPWHRLAECRLCLPRPQKLELGDPFDNDGAFFLALERFGYDITNGRKAVEAFQRRWRPELIDGEVDGEIRAILFQLLLDRDRGRTR from the coding sequence ATGGCTGACGAGCTGGTCCACCGCGAAGTGGCATCGCCCAATTGGAACGAGCGGGCGCTGCCGATTTCCATGGTGGTGCTCCACTACACGGAGATGCAGCCGGTCACGGCCGCGCTGGAGCGGCTGTGCGATCCCGCGGCCGAGGTCAGCGCCCATTATCTCATCACCGAAGAGGGCGAGGTTATCCGCCTGGTGGCGGAGGAAAAGCGGGCCTGGCACGCGGGCCAAAGCTACTGGCGCGGCCATCGCGATGTGAATTCGGCCAGCATCGGCATCGAACTCGATCATCCGGGCCACGCCTTGGGCTATCGCCCCTTCAGCAACGCGCAGATCGATGCCCTGTTGCCGCTGCTGGGGCAAATCGTGCAGCAATACGACATCCCCCGCGCCAATGTAGTGGCCCATTCAGATGTCGCGCCAGCCCGCAAGACCGATCCGGGCGAGTTGTTTCCCTGGCACCGGCTGGCCGAATGCCGCCTGTGCCTGCCGCGCCCGCAGAAGCTGGAACTGGGCGATCCCTTCGACAATGATGGGGCGTTCTTTCTGGCGCTGGAACGCTTCGGCTATGACATCACCAACGGCCGCAAGGCGGTGGAGGCGTTCCAGCGGCGCTGGCGGCCGGAACTGATCGACGGAGAGGTGGATGGAGAGATCCGCGCCATCCTGTTCCAATTGCTCTTGGATCGCGACCGCGGCCGGACTAGATAG
- a CDS encoding metallophosphoesterase family protein, translated as MFQSLRHFFSRRSRVLPGEAARVPEGERVYAIGDIHGRLDLFEALIAAVEEDDAAGAPAETQVVLLGDLVDRGPDSAGVIARARDWQRRANVRILGGNHEEMFLRSFDDTETLRHFLRFGGRETLLSFGVSPRRLADAEPEEAQELMRRAVPQDVRDFIAGFEEMIAIGDYLFVHAGIEPGLPLEEQDPRALRWIREPFLSHGESHGAVVVHGHTITEAPDDRGNRIGIDTGAYASGRLTALVLEGDQRRFIETVERDGQITTAALIV; from the coding sequence ATGTTTCAGTCGCTCCGCCATTTCTTCAGTCGCCGATCTCGTGTCCTGCCGGGGGAAGCCGCGCGGGTCCCCGAGGGGGAACGGGTCTATGCGATCGGCGACATCCACGGCCGGCTGGACCTGTTCGAGGCACTGATAGCCGCAGTGGAAGAAGACGATGCAGCGGGCGCTCCTGCGGAAACGCAGGTGGTGCTGCTGGGCGACCTGGTCGACCGCGGACCGGATAGCGCGGGCGTGATTGCGCGTGCTCGTGACTGGCAGCGGCGAGCCAATGTGCGCATCCTCGGCGGCAATCATGAGGAAATGTTCCTGCGCAGCTTCGATGATACGGAGACGCTGCGCCATTTCCTCCGGTTCGGCGGACGCGAGACGCTGCTGAGCTTCGGCGTCAGCCCGCGGCGGCTGGCGGATGCCGAGCCTGAGGAAGCGCAGGAGCTGATGCGCCGCGCGGTGCCGCAGGACGTGCGCGATTTCATCGCCGGGTTCGAGGAGATGATCGCCATCGGCGACTATCTGTTCGTCCATGCCGGCATCGAGCCGGGGCTGCCGCTGGAGGAACAGGATCCGCGTGCCTTGCGCTGGATTCGCGAGCCCTTCCTGTCGCACGGCGAATCGCATGGTGCAGTGGTGGTGCATGGCCACACCATCACCGAAGCGCCCGACGACCGCGGCAATCGCATTGGCATCGACACCGGCGCCTACGCCAGCGGCCGGCTGACCGCGCTGGTGCTGGAGGGGGATCAGCGCCGCTTCATCGAAACGGTGGAGCGGGACGGGCAGATCACCACCGCAGCGCTGATCGTTTGA
- a CDS encoding TorF family putative porin, which translates to MPMLTSIRSLMAATLLVGTAFVAAPAMAQDSSGISVTGNAAIVTEYRFRGVDLSGGDIAIQGGIDLSHDSGFYLGTWGSSLDEDTVGYGHTELDVYGGWTGNLTEAVAADVGVLMYLYPNAGPGDFDYVEFYGSLSTTLGPVGGTLGVAYAPEQDSLGGTDNFYVYTDLSAGIPNTPLSLTAHLGYTDGFLTYTDDSKAFDWSVGAAYAITDKLSVGVSYIGVEGDRLPTRYDFTDDAVVGTLSASF; encoded by the coding sequence ATGCCCATGCTTACGTCCATCCGCAGCCTCATGGCTGCTACCCTTCTTGTCGGCACCGCTTTCGTTGCGGCTCCGGCCATGGCCCAGGATAGTTCGGGAATTTCCGTCACGGGCAATGCCGCCATCGTGACCGAATACCGTTTCCGTGGCGTCGACCTGTCCGGCGGCGACATCGCGATCCAGGGCGGTATCGATCTCAGCCATGACAGCGGCTTCTACCTCGGCACCTGGGGTTCTTCGCTCGACGAGGATACCGTTGGTTACGGCCACACCGAGCTCGACGTCTATGGCGGCTGGACCGGCAATCTGACCGAGGCCGTCGCGGCCGACGTCGGCGTGCTGATGTATCTCTATCCCAATGCGGGCCCCGGCGATTTCGATTATGTCGAATTCTACGGCTCGCTCAGCACCACGCTCGGCCCGGTCGGCGGCACGCTCGGCGTCGCCTATGCGCCGGAGCAGGATTCGCTTGGCGGTACGGACAACTTCTACGTCTACACCGACCTGTCGGCTGGCATTCCGAACACGCCGCTGAGCCTGACGGCTCACCTGGGCTACACCGACGGCTTCCTGACCTATACGGATGACAGCAAGGCGTTCGACTGGTCGGTGGGCGCTGCCTACGCGATCACGGACAAGCTCTCCGTCGGCGTGTCCTACATCGGCGTCGAAGGCGATCGCCTGCCGACCCGGTACGACTTCACGGACGATGCAGTGGTCGGCACGCTCTCCGCGTCCTTCTGA
- a CDS encoding SIMPL domain-containing protein — translation MLASAGILALGMIAGGYLLGDGLTRAKEADRSVTVRGLAEREVTADLATWTIAYSATAADLSTAQASVDRDTAAIQAFFAELGFPADALQPTGVNVSTMTQDGVTTYTIRQRMTLRSTDIARAQRAVRRQFDLVRRGVVLEEGSGMAYTFTRLNDIKPEMVAEATKDARAAAEQFAKDSGTGVGGIKQATQGYFSIDARDGDGGGWGVADTPYKKVRVVTTVDFYLR, via the coding sequence ATGCTGGCATCGGCCGGGATTCTCGCGCTGGGGATGATTGCCGGCGGCTATCTGCTGGGTGACGGGCTGACGCGCGCGAAGGAGGCGGATCGATCCGTCACCGTGCGCGGCCTCGCCGAGCGCGAGGTGACTGCGGACCTCGCCACCTGGACGATCGCCTATTCCGCCACCGCGGCCGACCTCTCCACCGCGCAGGCCAGCGTCGATAGGGATACCGCCGCGATCCAGGCCTTCTTCGCCGAACTCGGCTTTCCCGCCGATGCGCTGCAGCCGACCGGCGTGAACGTCTCCACCATGACGCAGGACGGCGTGACCACTTACACCATTCGCCAACGCATGACGCTGCGCAGCACCGATATCGCCCGGGCCCAGCGGGCGGTGCGCCGGCAGTTCGACCTCGTGCGCCGGGGCGTGGTGCTGGAGGAGGGCTCGGGCATGGCCTACACCTTCACGCGGCTGAACGACATCAAGCCCGAGATGGTGGCCGAAGCGACCAAGGATGCCCGCGCCGCGGCGGAGCAGTTTGCGAAGGACAGCGGCACCGGCGTGGGCGGCATCAAGCAGGCCACGCAGGGTTATTTCTCGATCGACGCGCGCGACGGCGATGGCGGCGGCTGGGGCGTGGCTGACACGCCTTACAAGAAGGTGCGCGTGGTCACGACGGTCGACTTCTACCTGCGCTGA
- a CDS encoding VOC family protein yields the protein MVKYLHTMIRVTDPDATVAFFKLLGLEEVRRMESEKGRFTLIFLAAPGQEDAQVELTYNWPPEDGSEPESYGGGRNFGHLAYQVDDIYAACQRLADAGVTINRPPRDGHMAFVKTPDGVSIELLQKDGSLPPAEPWASMENTGSW from the coding sequence ATGGTCAAATATCTGCACACCATGATCCGCGTCACCGATCCGGATGCGACGGTGGCCTTCTTCAAGCTTCTCGGGCTGGAGGAAGTGCGGCGCATGGAGAGCGAGAAGGGGCGCTTCACGCTCATCTTCCTCGCCGCGCCGGGGCAGGAGGACGCGCAGGTGGAGCTGACCTACAATTGGCCGCCGGAAGACGGCAGCGAGCCGGAGAGCTACGGCGGCGGCCGCAATTTCGGCCATCTGGCCTATCAAGTGGATGATATCTACGCGGCCTGCCAGCGGCTGGCGGACGCCGGTGTCACTATCAACCGCCCTCCGCGCGACGGGCATATGGCCTTCGTCAAGACGCCGGACGGCGTCTCGATCGAACTGCTCCAGAAGGACGGATCGCTGCCGCCGGCCGAGCCTTGGGCCAGCATGGAGAACACCGGCAGCTGGTGA
- the der gene encoding ribosome biogenesis GTPase Der, with product MSGGKLPQVVIIGRPNVGKSTLFNRLVGKRLALVDDQPGVTRDRRFGSAGLLGLEFEAVDTAGWEDDDPASLPGRMRAQTEVSLKGADAALFVIDARAGLTPLDEEIGRWLRGQSVPVILVANKSEGSAGDSGIMESYALGLGEPVPISAEHGEGVAELFEALIPLIAHKQPEALPRGEGSEEADLSAPLQLAIVGRPNAGKSTLINRLVGEDRLLTGPEAGITRDSIAVDWEWTSPEGEARKIRLIDTAGMRKKAKVSDKLERLSVADARRAVDFAEVVVLLLDATRGLEVQDLKIANLVLEEGRALMVAINKWDVAEDPSGLFNGIRLALDEGLAQLRGVPLLAVSAMTGKGLDAMLATAFKLREDWSRRVPTAALNRWFDDALAANPPPAPGGKRIKLRYITQVGTRPPRFVVFGTRLSDLPTSYERYLMNGIRRELGFGAVPVRLTLKSPKNPFA from the coding sequence ATGTCAGGCGGCAAGCTCCCCCAGGTGGTCATCATCGGCCGCCCCAATGTCGGAAAATCCACGCTGTTCAACCGGCTGGTCGGCAAGCGGCTGGCGCTGGTCGACGATCAGCCCGGCGTCACCCGCGATCGACGCTTCGGCTCTGCCGGCCTGCTGGGGCTGGAGTTCGAAGCGGTGGACACCGCGGGGTGGGAAGATGACGATCCCGCCAGCCTTCCCGGCCGCATGCGCGCCCAGACCGAGGTGTCGCTGAAAGGCGCCGATGCGGCGCTGTTCGTGATCGATGCACGAGCGGGCCTCACGCCGTTGGACGAGGAAATCGGCCGCTGGCTGCGCGGCCAATCGGTGCCGGTGATCCTCGTCGCCAACAAGTCGGAAGGCAGTGCGGGCGATTCCGGCATTATGGAAAGCTACGCTCTCGGGCTCGGCGAACCCGTGCCGATCAGCGCCGAACATGGCGAAGGCGTGGCCGAGCTGTTCGAGGCGCTGATTCCGCTGATCGCCCACAAGCAGCCGGAGGCGCTGCCCCGGGGTGAAGGATCTGAGGAGGCGGATCTTTCCGCGCCGTTGCAGCTTGCCATTGTCGGGCGCCCCAACGCGGGCAAGTCCACGCTCATCAATCGCCTGGTAGGGGAAGACAGGCTGCTGACCGGGCCTGAGGCCGGGATTACGCGCGATTCTATTGCGGTGGACTGGGAATGGACGTCACCCGAGGGCGAAGCGCGCAAGATTCGCCTCATCGACACTGCCGGCATGCGCAAGAAGGCCAAGGTTTCGGACAAGCTGGAACGGCTGTCGGTTGCCGATGCGCGGCGCGCGGTGGATTTCGCCGAAGTGGTGGTGCTGCTGCTTGATGCGACACGGGGGCTTGAAGTTCAGGATCTCAAGATCGCCAATCTGGTGCTGGAGGAAGGCCGCGCCCTGATGGTGGCGATCAACAAGTGGGACGTGGCGGAAGACCCGAGCGGGCTGTTCAACGGCATCCGCCTGGCGCTTGATGAAGGGCTGGCGCAGCTGCGCGGGGTGCCGCTGCTCGCCGTGTCGGCCATGACGGGCAAGGGGCTCGACGCCATGCTCGCCACCGCGTTCAAGCTGCGGGAAGACTGGAGCCGGCGCGTGCCCACCGCCGCGCTTAACCGCTGGTTCGACGATGCGCTGGCCGCCAATCCACCGCCGGCTCCGGGCGGCAAGCGGATCAAGCTGCGCTATATCACCCAGGTTGGCACCCGGCCGCCCCGTTTCGTGGTGTTCGGCACGCGATTGTCGGACCTGCCGACCAGCTACGAACGCTATCTGATGAACGGCATACGGCGGGAACTGGGCTTCGGCGCCGTGCCCGTGCGCCTCACCCTCAAGAGCCCGAAGAACCCCTTCGCCTGA
- the bfr gene encoding bacterioferritin — MKGDQKVIEFLNQALTNELTAINQYWLHYRVLDNWGVKRLAEYERHESIDEMKHADVLADRVLFLEGLPNFQAINRLKVGETVEEILRADLALEMEAIPLLRDAIEHCETVRDYVSREVFERILESEEEHVDFLEKQFDMIERMGLQNYVQLQSKPAGED, encoded by the coding sequence ATGAAGGGCGACCAGAAAGTCATCGAGTTCCTGAATCAGGCACTCACCAACGAGCTGACCGCAATCAACCAGTACTGGCTCCACTATCGCGTTCTGGACAATTGGGGCGTGAAGCGGCTCGCCGAATATGAGCGGCATGAGTCCATTGACGAGATGAAGCATGCCGACGTGCTGGCCGATCGCGTGCTGTTTCTCGAAGGCCTGCCGAACTTCCAGGCGATCAACCGGCTGAAGGTCGGTGAAACGGTCGAGGAAATCCTGCGCGCCGATCTCGCGCTGGAAATGGAAGCCATTCCGCTGCTACGCGACGCCATCGAACATTGCGAAACGGTACGCGACTATGTCAGCCGCGAAGTGTTCGAGCGCATCCTCGAAAGCGAGGAGGAGCATGTCGACTTCCTCGAAAAGCAGTTCGACATGATCGAGCGCATGGGTCTCCAGAACTATGTGCAACTGCAGAGCAAGCCCGCCGGCGAGGATTGA
- a CDS encoding (2Fe-2S)-binding protein, giving the protein MYVCICNAIREKDLRTAARCTRADAASVYGMMGKRPQCGQCLDEAEDILTEEREAACTVSRVAA; this is encoded by the coding sequence ATGTATGTCTGCATCTGCAACGCCATTCGGGAAAAAGACCTCCGCACCGCGGCGCGCTGCACCCGCGCCGATGCCGCCAGCGTCTATGGCATGATGGGTAAGCGCCCGCAGTGCGGCCAGTGCCTCGACGAGGCGGAAGATATCCTGACGGAAGAGCGGGAAGCCGCCTGCACCGTCTCCCGAGTGGCTGCCTGA
- a CDS encoding SPOR domain-containing protein: MPLHRFIPCAMAGVLLAGLGAQPAWADVKDGVDAWSRGDYAAAVAEWTGPAEAGDPDALFNLAQAYRLGRGVPEDAARAEALYAQAAGKGHLRAADTYGLMLFQDGRREAALPYVQDAARRGDPRSEYLLGIAHFNGDLVERDWVRAYALLTLANSQGLPQAAPALARMDEFIPMAQRQEGAALAVTMQNEAQAARERELAAADLGVARAPAALAEEAAPQQVTVPRPAATAGVSPSVAAAREAIDQARSATGTESPAQAGASYARPAAPAGRAPEPERVAARSSAPAQAPPARPAASLADGGPWAVQLGAFSVPANAEKLWREVSGRKELAGAQKLLVPAGRVTKLLAAGYATSARAEQACASLKSAGRDCLVTRR, from the coding sequence ATGCCGCTTCACCGCTTCATTCCCTGCGCCATGGCCGGAGTGCTGCTTGCGGGCCTGGGTGCACAGCCGGCATGGGCGGATGTGAAGGATGGCGTGGATGCGTGGAGCCGCGGGGACTACGCGGCCGCCGTGGCGGAATGGACCGGGCCGGCCGAAGCGGGCGATCCCGATGCCCTGTTCAACCTCGCCCAGGCCTATCGCCTCGGCCGCGGCGTGCCGGAGGATGCTGCGCGGGCGGAGGCACTTTATGCGCAGGCCGCGGGGAAGGGGCATCTGCGCGCCGCCGACACCTATGGCCTGATGCTGTTCCAGGACGGGAGGCGGGAAGCGGCGCTGCCCTACGTTCAGGATGCCGCGCGTCGCGGCGACCCCCGTTCGGAATATTTGCTCGGCATTGCCCACTTCAATGGCGATCTGGTGGAGCGGGATTGGGTGCGCGCCTATGCCCTGCTCACGCTCGCGAATTCGCAGGGCCTGCCGCAGGCGGCTCCCGCGCTTGCGAGGATGGACGAGTTCATTCCCATGGCCCAGCGACAGGAAGGCGCGGCACTCGCCGTGACGATGCAGAACGAAGCACAGGCTGCTCGTGAAAGGGAACTGGCGGCGGCGGATCTCGGCGTTGCTCGCGCACCTGCAGCACTGGCGGAAGAGGCAGCGCCGCAGCAGGTCACCGTGCCGCGTCCTGCCGCCACCGCCGGCGTCTCCCCTTCGGTTGCCGCGGCGCGTGAGGCGATCGACCAGGCGCGCAGCGCCACGGGCACGGAAAGCCCGGCGCAGGCTGGGGCGAGCTATGCGCGCCCGGCAGCCCCGGCCGGTCGTGCGCCTGAGCCGGAGCGCGTGGCCGCTCGATCATCCGCTCCGGCCCAGGCTCCCCCCGCGCGTCCTGCCGCAAGCCTCGCGGATGGCGGGCCGTGGGCCGTCCAGCTGGGCGCGTTCTCCGTGCCTGCGAACGCAGAGAAGCTGTGGCGTGAGGTGTCGGGCCGCAAGGAACTTGCCGGGGCACAGAAGCTGCTGGTTCCCGCGGGCCGCGTCACGAAGCTGCTCGCGGCGGGCTATGCCACCAGCGCGCGGGCCGAGCAGGCCTGCGCCTCGCTCAAGAGCGCGGGTCGCGACTGCCTCGTAACTCGCCGCTGA
- a CDS encoding ParA family protein — MRVLALASQKGGSGKTTLSGHLAVQAQRAGAGPVVLIDIDPQGSLADWWNEREAEYPAFAQTTVARLANDLAILRQQGFKLAVIDTPPAITMAIQSVISVAELIVVPTRPSPHDLRAVGATVDLCERAGKPLIFVVNAATPKARITSEAAVALSQHGTVAPVTLHHRTDFAASMIDGRTVMEVDPNGRSAQEIVALWQYIADRLERNFRRTVFAAPNAAAPVPGIHRGQGGFGRRVAQ; from the coding sequence TTGCGCGTTTTGGCTTTGGCATCTCAGAAGGGCGGTTCGGGCAAGACCACCCTTTCGGGTCATCTGGCAGTGCAGGCGCAGCGCGCCGGAGCCGGCCCGGTCGTGCTGATCGACATCGATCCGCAGGGCTCGCTGGCCGATTGGTGGAACGAGCGCGAAGCCGAATATCCTGCCTTTGCGCAGACCACCGTTGCCCGCCTCGCCAACGATCTTGCCATCCTGCGCCAGCAGGGCTTCAAGCTGGCCGTCATCGACACGCCGCCGGCGATCACCATGGCCATCCAATCGGTGATCTCCGTTGCCGAGCTGATCGTCGTGCCGACCCGGCCGAGCCCGCACGACCTGCGCGCCGTCGGCGCAACGGTGGACCTGTGCGAACGCGCGGGCAAGCCGCTGATCTTCGTGGTCAACGCGGCAACGCCGAAGGCCCGCATTACCTCAGAGGCAGCCGTGGCGCTGTCCCAGCACGGCACCGTGGCCCCGGTCACGCTGCATCACCGCACCGACTTCGCCGCCTCCATGATCGACGGCCGGACCGTGATGGAAGTGGACCCCAACGGCCGCAGCGCACAGGAAATCGTCGCCCTGTGGCAATATATCGCCGATCGGCTGGAGCGGAACTTCCGCCGCACCGTGTTCGCCGCGCCGAACGCGGCAGCACCGGTCCCCGGCATCCATCGTGGCCAGGGCGGTTTCGGCCGCCGTGTGGCCCAGTAA